In Lentilitoribacter sp. Alg239-R112, the following proteins share a genomic window:
- the uvrA gene encoding excinuclease ABC subunit UvrA: MSELKTISVRGAREHNLKSVDIDLPRNKLIVMTGLSGSGKSSLAFDTIYAEGQRRYVESLSAYARQFLEMMQKPDVDQIEGLSPAISIEQKTTSRNPRSTVGTVTEIYDYMRLLFARVGVPYSPTTGLPIESQTVSQMVDRVLELEEGTRLYILAPLIRGRKGEYRKEMAELMKKGYQRLKVDGQYYEIADVPDLDKKFKHDIDVVVDRVVVRPDSAARLADSIETCLKLSEGLAIAEFADKPLPDSETASGSKNKSKNETHERIMFSEKFACPVSGFTIPEIEPRLFSFNNPFGACPTCDGLGSQKKISPDLIVPDQGKTLRDGAIAPWSKSSSPYYKQTLEALGKHFNFKMSDCWFELTETAQKAILNGTKDKIEFNYDDGLRSYKTSKNFEGIIPNLERRWRETDSNWARDEIERYMSQASCPSCKGFRLKPETLAVKLDGKHIGQVSQMSIRGAGDWFDSLPSKLNDKQMEIAERILKEIRERLKFLNDVGLDYLTLSRNSGTLSGGESQRIRLASQIGSGLTGVLYVLDEPSIGLHQRDNARLLDTLRHLRDIGNTVIVVEHDEDAILTADYVVDIGPAAGIHGGEIIAKGTPKQVMASKKSLTGQYLTGAIEIPNREVRRKPVKGRHIKVVGAKANNLKNVTAEIPLGLFTAVTGVSGGGKSTLLIETLYKAAARRIMGARDNPAAHDHIEGFEFIDKVIDIDQSPIGRTPRSNPATYTGAFTPIREWFAGLPEAKARGYQPGRFSFNVKGGRCEACQGDGVIKIEMHFLPDVYVTCDVCHGKRYNKETLDVMFKGKSIADVLDMTVEEGCVFFDAFPAVRDKLVTLKRVGLDYIKVGQQATTLSGGEAQRVKLAKELSKRSTGKTLYILDEPTTGLHFHDIAKLLDVLQELVDQGNSLAVIEHNLEVIKSADWVIDLGPEGGDGGGEIVATGTPEDVAKVERSYTGQFLKELFERRAK; the protein is encoded by the coding sequence ATGAGCGAGTTAAAGACAATATCAGTACGTGGCGCGCGCGAACACAATCTCAAAAGCGTTGACATCGACCTCCCACGAAACAAACTAATCGTAATGACGGGGCTATCCGGCTCGGGCAAATCCTCACTCGCATTTGATACAATCTATGCTGAGGGTCAACGGCGCTATGTTGAAAGTCTATCTGCCTATGCACGCCAGTTTTTGGAAATGATGCAAAAACCGGACGTTGATCAAATTGAAGGCCTCTCTCCAGCAATTTCAATTGAGCAGAAGACAACAAGCCGTAACCCGCGTTCGACGGTCGGCACTGTCACTGAAATTTATGATTACATGCGCCTCTTGTTTGCTCGCGTCGGCGTTCCCTACTCGCCTACGACAGGCCTCCCGATTGAGAGTCAGACCGTAAGTCAGATGGTAGATCGCGTTCTGGAGCTAGAAGAAGGAACACGTCTTTATATACTTGCTCCGCTTATTCGCGGCAGAAAAGGCGAATATCGCAAAGAGATGGCTGAGTTGATGAAAAAAGGCTATCAACGCCTTAAGGTCGATGGCCAATATTACGAAATTGCTGACGTACCCGACCTTGATAAAAAATTCAAACATGACATCGATGTCGTGGTCGATCGTGTCGTGGTCCGTCCTGATAGTGCTGCGCGTTTGGCAGATAGTATAGAAACCTGTTTGAAGCTGTCAGAAGGTCTGGCAATAGCTGAATTTGCCGACAAACCTTTGCCTGATTCTGAAACCGCGTCGGGCTCAAAAAACAAATCAAAAAACGAAACACATGAACGCATAATGTTTTCTGAGAAGTTTGCCTGTCCTGTGTCTGGCTTTACAATACCGGAAATCGAGCCTCGCTTGTTTTCGTTTAACAACCCATTTGGCGCTTGCCCCACTTGCGATGGGCTGGGTAGCCAAAAAAAGATTAGCCCTGATTTAATCGTACCAGATCAAGGAAAAACTTTACGCGATGGAGCAATTGCACCTTGGTCTAAGTCTTCGTCACCATACTATAAGCAAACGCTGGAAGCGCTTGGAAAACACTTTAATTTCAAAATGAGCGATTGCTGGTTTGAGTTAACAGAGACGGCGCAAAAGGCGATCCTAAACGGCACTAAAGACAAGATCGAATTCAACTATGATGACGGCCTGCGTTCTTATAAAACGTCTAAAAATTTCGAAGGTATTATCCCCAATCTGGAGCGGCGTTGGCGCGAAACTGACAGCAACTGGGCTCGCGATGAAATTGAGCGTTACATGTCTCAAGCTTCCTGCCCTTCTTGCAAAGGCTTCCGCCTAAAACCTGAAACACTGGCAGTAAAACTTGACGGCAAACATATTGGCCAAGTTAGCCAAATGTCCATTCGCGGGGCTGGTGATTGGTTTGATTCTCTTCCATCAAAACTAAATGACAAGCAAATGGAAATAGCGGAACGTATTTTGAAGGAAATCCGCGAGCGTTTAAAATTCCTCAATGATGTTGGTCTTGATTACCTGACACTATCTCGAAATTCAGGCACCCTATCTGGTGGTGAGAGTCAGAGAATTCGGCTGGCATCTCAAATTGGTTCAGGCCTAACAGGCGTACTATATGTCTTGGATGAACCATCAATTGGCCTTCATCAACGCGACAATGCCCGCCTTCTTGATACCTTGCGTCACCTAAGAGATATCGGCAATACCGTGATTGTGGTTGAACATGATGAAGATGCGATTTTAACAGCAGATTATGTCGTTGATATTGGCCCAGCCGCAGGTATTCACGGAGGCGAAATCATTGCCAAAGGAACACCAAAACAAGTTATGGCAAGTAAGAAATCACTAACTGGCCAATATCTTACAGGTGCCATTGAAATACCAAATAGAGAAGTGCGTCGAAAACCAGTAAAAGGAAGACATATCAAAGTTGTAGGAGCAAAAGCTAATAATTTAAAAAATGTAACAGCCGAGATCCCTCTAGGTCTGTTCACTGCAGTAACGGGCGTTTCAGGTGGAGGAAAATCTACACTCCTTATTGAAACATTATATAAAGCTGCTGCGCGTCGAATTATGGGCGCACGCGATAATCCGGCAGCTCACGATCATATTGAGGGTTTTGAATTTATCGATAAAGTTATTGATATTGATCAATCTCCAATTGGTCGGACACCACGGTCAAATCCGGCGACTTATACAGGTGCCTTTACACCAATAAGAGAATGGTTCGCCGGATTACCAGAAGCTAAGGCTCGAGGTTACCAGCCTGGACGTTTTTCATTCAACGTAAAAGGCGGACGTTGCGAAGCATGCCAAGGTGATGGTGTTATAAAAATTGAAATGCACTTCCTGCCCGATGTGTATGTGACTTGTGATGTATGTCACGGCAAACGCTACAACAAAGAGACTCTCGACGTCATGTTTAAGGGCAAATCTATAGCCGATGTACTTGACATGACGGTCGAGGAAGGTTGCGTTTTTTTTGACGCCTTCCCTGCTGTTCGCGACAAGTTGGTCACTCTAAAACGGGTCGGACTTGATTATATCAAAGTTGGTCAACAGGCCACCACCCTTTCTGGTGGTGAAGCGCAACGCGTTAAACTCGCCAAAGAACTCTCAAAACGATCAACAGGCAAAACTCTGTATATATTAGATGAGCCAACCACAGGCCTACATTTTCATGACATCGCAAAACTGCTGGACGTATTGCAAGAACTGGTGGATCAAGGAAATTCTCTCGCGGTGATCGAACATAATCTCGAAGTTATTAAAAGTGCCGATTGGGTTATAGATCTTGGTCCTGAGGGCGGCGATGGCGGTGGAGAAATCGTAGCTACAGGCACACCGGAAGATGTGGCAAAAGTTGAACGTTCTTACACCGGGCAATTTTTGAAAGAACTATTTGAACGTCGCGCTAAGTAG
- a CDS encoding VOC family protein, whose amino-acid sequence MRTGYQRITPYLICRDASRAIDFYEKHFNAQEIYRLESPDGKIMHSELDFQNCRIMISDEFEQMGIKSPLSYDGTPVSINIYVDDIDTTFNNMISDGCKTLTQIENQFHGDRSGKLQDPFGHIWHIASNLEDVGTEEIKRRFNEMMKG is encoded by the coding sequence ATGAGAACAGGATATCAACGTATTACACCCTATCTTATCTGCAGGGATGCAAGTCGCGCGATTGATTTTTATGAAAAACATTTCAACGCACAAGAGATCTACAGGCTTGAATCTCCCGATGGAAAAATAATGCATAGCGAGCTGGATTTTCAGAATTGTCGTATTATGATAAGTGATGAATTTGAGCAGATGGGCATCAAATCACCTTTATCATATGATGGAACACCAGTGTCCATAAACATCTATGTTGATGATATCGATACGACCTTTAACAATATGATATCTGACGGATGTAAAACTCTTACTCAGATTGAAAATCAGTTTCACGGCGATCGATCAGGAAAACTACAAGATCCATTTGGTCATATCTGGCACATAGCTAGCAATTTGGAAGATGTAGGTACCGAGGAAATCAAACGCCGATTCAATGAGATGATGAAAGGTTAA
- a CDS encoding P-II family nitrogen regulator has product MKKIEAIIKPFKLDEVKEALQEVGLQGITVTEAKGFGRQKGHTELYRGAEYVVDFLPKVKVEIVLGEDNVEAAIEAIRNAAQTGRIGDGKIFVSQVEEVIRIRTGETGIDAV; this is encoded by the coding sequence ATGAAGAAAATCGAAGCCATCATTAAGCCGTTCAAGCTCGATGAAGTGAAGGAAGCCCTTCAAGAAGTCGGCTTGCAAGGAATCACAGTCACAGAAGCTAAAGGTTTTGGTCGCCAAAAAGGCCATACAGAGCTTTACCGTGGTGCTGAATATGTTGTTGACTTTTTACCTAAGGTTAAGGTGGAAATTGTATTAGGTGAAGACAATGTAGAAGCTGCAATTGAAGCCATTAGAAATGCCGCGCAAACGGGCCGCATTGGCGATGGAAAAATATTTGTATCACAGGTGGAAGAAGTCATTCGGATCCGTACCGGTGAAACAGGTATTGATGCCGTTTAA